The bacterium genome segment CCTCGAGCACGTCCGCGGCCCGTTCGCTGGGCAGTTCCTGAATCACGGCGGTCTGGATGTCGGGCTCGGCCTCCTCGAGCACGTCGGCGGCGGTCTCGTCGCCCAGCGCGGTGATCATCTCGACCCGCTCGTCGCGGTCGAGCTCCTCGAGCAGATCCGCCAGGTCGGCCGGGTGAATGTCCTTCAATTTCTCGCGCGAGATGCTGAGCTTGAGGGGGGTCATCGTGCCGCCGAGGACGGCCACGAGGTTCCAGGGGATCATGCCCTGCGGCAGCGGGCGGCCGAGCCGCTCGAGGGCGCCGGCGACAAGCGGCTCGAGCCCCAGCCGCCGCAGGAGCGAGCGCGTGCCCACGTCCGCGCCGACGACGCGGAGCTCCGGGCCGACCTGCCGCAGCTCGATGTCGTTGACGCGCACGACCTTCAGGTCGTCGGTGTCCACGACCTGAGAGTCGAAGATATTGTCGCGCAGCAGCACTTCGTCGGGCTGAAGCGGCCGGGGCGTGAGGTGCCGCCGCTCGACGCGGAGCCGGACGCCCCCCGTGGAAAATTCGGCGACGGCTTCCCACGGGATGATCGCCACGCGGCTGCGATCCCCCGACAGCAGAATGCCGGTAATCTTCGGGAATTTCTCGGTGCCGTGGTAAATGACGAGGTCGGCGACGCGGTCGAACGCGTCGCCGGACGCGTCGTACACCGGCTTGCCGATGATCTGACTCAGGTACAGCATGGGCACACTCTCGGCAATGGGAGGCGGGCGGCCGCGGCAGACGCCGCGGCCCTCGACGTCCCGACGTGGTTCGGGCGTGCCGGAGTTCACTCCTCCACGTCGAAGTTAAAGAAATGGTTATGCCGGCACTCTCCCCGACCGCCGTCACCGCTCTCCGTGCCGCGCATGCCGCGGCGGCCGTGCACAGGCGCTTCTTCCGGCGGCTCGAGCGCGTCGAGTACAAGGGCCGCAACGACCCGGTCACCGAGGCCGACCGCGGCGCGGAGGACGCGATCGTCCGGGTCCTGCGCGAGGCGTATCCTGCCCACGCGATCCTCGGCGAGGAAGGCGGGCTGCGCGGACAGGCCGCCCGGACGTGGCTCGTCGATCCGCTCGACGGCACCTCGAACTACGCCCGCGGCATTCCGTGGTTTTGCGTCAGCATCGCACTGCGCGAGCAGGAGTCGGGCGTCGTACTCGGCGTGATCCTCAACCCGATCATCGGCGAAGTGTACGCGGCCGAGCGCGGCCTGGGGGCGTACACCGCATCGCTCGCCGACCTGCCGGCGGACGCGGCGGAGTGGGGCGACCTCGCCCGGTGGCGGCGGCTCCGCGTGTCGGCGGTTTCGGCGATGCGGGACGGCGGGTTCGCCACGGGTTTCCCCCACGACGTCAACGACACGGGCGTCAACATCGACCACTTCGTCAACATCCGGCTCGAGGCGTCGGTTGTCCGCGCCCTCGGGTCGGCCGCGATGGCGCTGGCGCAGGTCGCCGCGGGCTACCTCGAGGGGTACTGGGAGATCGGTCCCAAAGCGTGGGACTTCGGCGCGGGCATGCTGGTCGTGGAGGAAGCCGGCGGACGCATCAGCGACCTTCGGGGGCGTCCGCTTCCCGGGCCCGACGCCGGCCGGCTGCTGGCGACCAACGGCGTGATCCACGACGCGATGGTCGGGGTCCTCGCCCGCGGCAAGAGCGGACTCGACTGATTGCCGCGTCGTCGATGCGGCGATCGAATTGAGAATAGCTCTCCTCCCTTGACGTTCGAGGAGGCGGCCGCCTATGCGCGTGGTGCTCGACGTGGACGGGGTGCTGGCCGATTTTATTCTTGGGTTTACAACCCTGGCGAACCGGATGTTCGGGAGCCCGGTCTACACAACGCTGGAGCAAAAAGTCTGGGACGCATTTGACGGACTCACCGACGCGCAGCACGCGCGGGTGTGGGAGGCCGCGACGCAGAGCGCCACGTTCTGGCAGGAGCTGCCGCCGATCGCCTCGCCCGCGGAGTTCGCGCGATTGGCCGCCGCGGCGCCGGTCCACGATCTCTATTTCGTGACCAGCCGGGTCGGCGTGGGTGTCAAATCCCAGACCGAAACGTGGCTCCGGCGGGCCGGGGTGTCGACGCCGACCGTCATCCTGTCCGACGCCAAGGGCGAGATCGCCAAGGCCGTGCGGGCGGATGCCCTGTTGGACGACAAAGCCGGCAACGCCGTGTTCACTCAATACTACTCGCGCGCGACCGCCGTCTACCTAATGGATCGGCCCTACAATCAGTTTGATCCCGCCATCCTCGGCAGCAAGATCATTCGCGTGCGGACGCTGCATGAGTTCTTGGATCGCATCGGCGGCGACACGGGCTCAAACGGCGCTGAGCGCGAGGCCTAAGTTCGTGCGGCGTCAGGCGGCGATGTGCGCGTCGCGCGGCAGCG includes the following:
- a CDS encoding inositol monophosphatase family protein; its protein translation is MVMPALSPTAVTALRAAHAAAAVHRRFFRRLERVEYKGRNDPVTEADRGAEDAIVRVLREAYPAHAILGEEGGLRGQAARTWLVDPLDGTSNYARGIPWFCVSIALREQESGVVLGVILNPIIGEVYAAERGLGAYTASLADLPADAAEWGDLARWRRLRVSAVSAMRDGGFATGFPHDVNDTGVNIDHFVNIRLEASVVRALGSAAMALAQVAAGYLEGYWEIGPKAWDFGAGMLVVEEAGGRISDLRGRPLPGPDAGRLLATNGVIHDAMVGVLARGKSGLD
- a CDS encoding CBS domain-containing protein, translating into MLYLSQIIGKPVYDASGDAFDRVADLVIYHGTEKFPKITGILLSGDRSRVAIIPWEAVAEFSTGGVRLRVERRHLTPRPLQPDEVLLRDNIFDSQVVDTDDLKVVRVNDIELRQVGPELRVVGADVGTRSLLRRLGLEPLVAGALERLGRPLPQGMIPWNLVAVLGGTMTPLKLSISREKLKDIHPADLADLLEELDRDERVEMITALGDETAADVLEEAEPDIQTAVIQELPSERAADVLEEMAPEEAADVLGELPEHRADELISLMEDEKAEEVSRLLEYPPETAAGKMTTEFIALPETMTVEQVLARLRETKPDDETIYYLYVVDVQERLVGVLSIRSLIVSPPETPISQVMRTDVFYVPPDASVEDVAGALVKYDLLAVPVVEPGGRLIGIVTVDHLIDILVETYGPRKLGGGVDLLRRKALRESAGTPRGADRPEPPA